A region of Arabidopsis thaliana chromosome 5, partial sequence DNA encodes the following proteins:
- a CDS encoding peroxidase (DUF 3339) (Protein of unknown function (DUF 3339); CONTAINS InterPro DOMAIN/s: Protein of unknown function DUF3339 (InterPro:IPR021775); BEST Arabidopsis thaliana protein match is: Protein of unknown function (DUF 3339) (TAIR:AT3G01950.1); Has 274 Blast hits to 269 proteins in 15 species: Archae - 0; Bacteria - 0; Metazoa - 0; Fungi - 0; Plants - 274; Viruses - 0; Other Eukaryotes - 0 (source: NCBI BLink).) — protein sequence MVLNWGPVLMSVFLFIVLTPGVLFQLPGKTKVVEFGGFQTSGAAIVIHTLIFFACITVSIIALHIHIYVA from the coding sequence ATGGTGTTGAATTGGGGACCAGTCTTAATGTCGGTATTTCTGTTCATCGTATTGACGCCTGGAGTATTGTTTCAGCTTCCAGGGAAGACCAAAGTGGTTGAGTTTGGCGGCTTTCAAACAAGCGGCGCAGCCATTGTCATCCACACTCTTATCTTCTTTGCGTGCATTACAGTCTCTATTATCGCTCTTCATATCCACATCTATGTTGCCTaa